Proteins encoded together in one Musa acuminata AAA Group cultivar baxijiao chromosome BXJ3-6, Cavendish_Baxijiao_AAA, whole genome shotgun sequence window:
- the LOC135641339 gene encoding endoglucanase 13-like translates to MWLFRATGNESCLDILSSGNNGGVRSMFSWDDKFFGVQLLVSKNDNPWAAYKENVDMFVCSVLQKARDTNVRMSPGGMLWFQPWGNTQYITSSMLVLSVYADYLEAAEATLECLGGNVGPKDLISFVTSLVDYILDANLFVIDTITTLSDGKENLLLL, encoded by the exons ATGTGGCTCTTCCGCGCCACCGGCAACGAGTCCTGCTTGGACATCTTGTCCTCAGGAAACAACGGCGGCGTGCGCAGTATGTTCTCCTGGGACGACAAGTTCTTCGGCGTCCAGCTCCTGGTCTCAAAG AACGACAATCCCTGGGCAGCGTACAAGGAGAACGTCGACATGTTCGTCTGCTCCGTACTGCAGAAGGCGAGGGACACCAACGTGCGGATGAGCCCCGGCGGAATGCTGTGGTTTCAGCCGTGGGGAAACACCCAGTACATCACCTCCTCCATGCTGGTCCTCTCCGTCTACGCCGACTACCTCGAAGCGGCAGAAGCCACCCTGGAATGCCTCGGTGGCAACGTCGGCCCTAAAGACCTCATCTCCTTCGTCACCTCGCTGGTGGACTACATTTTGGATGCCAACCTCTTCGTCATCGATACTATCACCACCCTTAGTGATGGTAAGGAAAACCTTCTCCTCTTATGA